A window of the Fusarium poae strain DAOMC 252244 chromosome 3, whole genome shotgun sequence genome harbors these coding sequences:
- a CDS encoding hypothetical protein (BUSCO:41561at5125) yields the protein MQIMEVVQPADDLQRQVLQSTLNEIATRQEEDLTDCCVICLESITEVCEAIPCHHRNFDYICLLSWLEQSPKCPLCKAVVSQVRHALDEPVAKTYIVPRPAPEPEKQQPDHRPYAPSTIRRQLPPRRRPYARRSRYETPNLSPSDEIARRRDVYRHNRYSKHVGTNRLSRYRELTPAVFCADSELVSRARMWVRRELQVFPFLSPDAGETELRPRPNAPRNTVEQRRANNAEFLLEYIIAVLKSVDIMGSAGQAEEMISDYLGRDNTRLFLHELRAWLRSPYTKLADWDRAVQYETSVPDTLGVDSEQAVGTPQEDKATIIALEVVHSGREKYTDTSHMLDGTVEVHRV from the exons GACccggcaagaagaagacctcaccGACTGCTGCGTCATCTGCCTCGAGAGCATCACCGAAGTCTGCGAGGCCATCCCTTGCCATCACCGAAACTTTGACTATATTTGTCTCCTCAGCTGGCTTGAACAATCCCCGAAATGTCCCCTCTGTAAAGCTGTTGTCTCTCAAGTTCGCCACGCTCTGGATGAGCCTGTCGCAAAGACCTACATCGTTCCCAGACCTGCTCCGGAACCTGAGAAGCAACAACCCGATCATAGACCATATGCTCCGTCTACTATTCGTCGTCAACTCCCTCCGCGACGACGTCCTTATGCCCGTCGATCCCGATATGAAACACCCAACCTAAGCCCATCAGATGAGATCGCACGACGGAGAGATGTATATCGGCACAACCGATATTCAAAGCACGTAGGGACAAATAGACTGTCCAGATATCGTGAATTGACTCCAGCTGTTTTCTGCGCAGATAGTGAATTAGTATCGCGCGCACGTATGTGGGTTCGGCGGGAGCTTCAAGTATTTCCCTTCTTGAGTCCTGATGCCGGCGAGACTGAGCTAAGGCCCAGGCCGAATGCCCCCAGAAATACTGTGGAACAGCGACGAGCAAATAATGCCGAGTTTCTTCTTGAGTACATCATTGCGGTGTTGAAGTCTGTGGACATCATGGGTAGCGCCGGCCAGGCTGAGGAAATGATTTCAGATTATTTGGGAAGAGACAATACGCGGCTCTTTTTACACGAATTGAGAGCTTGGCTTAGAAGCCCATATACGAAACTGGCGGATTGGGACAGAGCCGTCCAATACGAGACATCTGTCCCGGACACTCTTGGTGTTGACTCCGAACAGGCAG TCGGAACGCCGCAAGAGGACAAGGCGACTATTATCGCCCTGGAGGTCGTTCACAGCGGCCGAGAGAAGTACACAGACACGAGCCATATGCTAGACGGCACAGTAGAGGTTCATAGAGTATAG